A window of the Synechococcus sp. JA-3-3Ab genome harbors these coding sequences:
- the menA gene encoding 2-carboxy-1,4-naphthoquinone phytyltransferase codes for MAALKPPMYSVAIMPIWVGSAIAYAQSGAMDVGVLAVFLGAAICLLAWVNISNDVFDAQTGVDKNKLHSLVSLTGRPVQVFWVGNAFLALGLAGILWLSWRQSDPTVLLLVLLACGLGYAYQGPPLRLGYYGLGELLCFLSFGPLAVLAAHYSQSQSWSLPALAASLVVGMVTSLILFCSHFHQVEDDLAAGKRSPVARLGTRRSARLIPWICGSIFGLLLLFVGLGAFPAWTLLGFAGIPFAVRLSRLLGAYHDQPQRISHSKFIAVGLHFWLGLFLGLGFILSRLG; via the coding sequence ATGGCCGCCCTTAAGCCCCCCATGTACAGCGTGGCGATCATGCCCATCTGGGTGGGATCCGCCATCGCCTACGCCCAGTCAGGGGCGATGGATGTGGGGGTTTTGGCGGTGTTTCTGGGGGCCGCCATCTGTCTTTTGGCTTGGGTCAACATCAGCAACGACGTGTTTGATGCCCAGACGGGGGTGGACAAAAACAAGCTCCACTCGCTGGTCAGCTTGACGGGCAGGCCGGTTCAGGTGTTTTGGGTGGGCAACGCCTTTTTGGCTTTGGGGCTGGCGGGGATCCTGTGGCTGAGCTGGCGGCAATCGGATCCGACGGTGCTGCTATTGGTGCTGCTGGCCTGCGGGCTGGGCTACGCCTACCAGGGGCCGCCCCTGCGCCTGGGCTACTACGGCCTGGGGGAGCTCCTCTGTTTTTTGAGCTTCGGGCCGCTGGCGGTTTTGGCCGCCCACTACAGCCAAAGCCAAAGCTGGTCGCTGCCAGCCCTGGCGGCCTCACTGGTGGTGGGGATGGTCACCAGCTTAATTTTGTTTTGCTCCCATTTCCATCAGGTGGAGGACGATCTGGCTGCCGGCAAGCGCTCGCCGGTGGCCCGCCTGGGCACTCGGCGCTCCGCCCGTCTCATCCCCTGGATCTGCGGCAGCATTTTTGGCCTGCTGCTGCTGTTTGTCGGGCTGGGGGCTTTTCCGGCTTGGACGTTGCTGGGTTTTGCCGGGATCCCCTTTGCGGTGCGGCTATCCCGCCTGCTGGGGGCCTATCACGACCAGCCGCAGCGGATCAGCCATTCTAAGTTCATCGCCGTCGGCCTCCACTTTTGGCTGGGGCTGTTTCTGGGGCTGGGCTTTATCCTCAGCCGTCTGGGATAA
- a CDS encoding aminotransferase class I/II-fold pyridoxal phosphate-dependent enzyme: MVREISWKAKELLDKAEAALQDQFQAIDRVLRENLARVLQAFRDQQVGSHHFAGVSGYGHDDRGREVLDRVFAQIMGCEAALVRLQMVSGTHAIACALFGVLRPGDELLAITGPPYDTLEEVIGLRGSGRGSLREFGVTYRQLDLREGDVDWQALKTALKPQTRLVHIQRSCGYDWRPSFSIAQIAEMIQIVKAQNPEVVVLVDNCYGEFVETQEPTHVGADLIAGSLIKNPGGTLAPAGGYVAGRAELVEQAACRLTAPGIGSEGGATFDLNRLLFQGLFLAPQMVAEAVKIAHLAAQVFHDLGYPVSPSPQVSRTDIIQAIQLGSPQKLQAFCRAIQSSSPVDSYLTPIPEVMPGYADPVVMAAGTFVAGSSAELSADGPMREPYIVYLQGGTHLSHGRLALEAVLQAWDAL, encoded by the coding sequence GTGGTCAGAGAGATCTCTTGGAAAGCGAAGGAGCTTTTGGACAAAGCAGAAGCAGCTTTGCAGGATCAGTTTCAGGCGATAGATAGGGTCCTTAGGGAGAACCTGGCGCGGGTGCTGCAGGCCTTCCGCGACCAGCAGGTGGGATCCCATCACTTTGCCGGCGTATCGGGCTATGGTCACGACGACCGGGGACGAGAGGTTTTGGATCGGGTGTTTGCCCAGATCATGGGCTGTGAGGCGGCGCTGGTGCGGCTGCAAATGGTGTCTGGCACCCATGCCATTGCCTGTGCCCTGTTTGGCGTGCTGCGGCCGGGGGATGAGCTGTTGGCCATCACCGGCCCCCCCTACGACACTCTGGAGGAGGTGATCGGCCTGCGGGGATCGGGGCGGGGATCCCTGCGGGAGTTCGGCGTTACCTATCGTCAGTTGGATCTGCGGGAAGGAGATGTCGATTGGCAGGCCCTGAAAACGGCCCTCAAACCGCAAACCCGCCTGGTTCACATCCAGCGCTCCTGTGGCTATGACTGGCGTCCCAGCTTTTCCATCGCCCAGATTGCCGAGATGATCCAGATCGTCAAGGCACAAAACCCGGAGGTGGTGGTCTTGGTCGATAACTGCTATGGCGAGTTTGTGGAAACCCAAGAGCCCACCCACGTGGGCGCAGATTTGATTGCTGGATCCCTAATCAAAAATCCAGGCGGCACCCTGGCCCCGGCGGGGGGCTATGTGGCGGGGCGGGCCGAGCTGGTGGAGCAGGCTGCCTGCCGGCTGACAGCGCCAGGGATCGGCTCGGAAGGGGGAGCAACTTTCGATCTCAATCGCCTGCTGTTCCAGGGGCTGTTTTTGGCTCCACAGATGGTGGCCGAAGCGGTCAAGATCGCCCATCTGGCCGCCCAGGTGTTCCACGATCTGGGCTATCCTGTTTCCCCGTCACCCCAGGTGTCCCGCACCGACATCATCCAGGCCATTCAACTGGGATCCCCGCAGAAGTTGCAGGCCTTTTGCCGCGCTATCCAAAGCAGCTCGCCAGTGGATTCCTACCTCACCCCGATCCCAGAAGTGATGCCCGGCTATGCCGACCCGGTGGTGATGGCGGCGGGCACTTTTGTTGCCGGCAGCAGCGCCGAGCTCTCCGCCGATGGGCCAATGCGCGAGCCCTACATCGTCTACTTACAGGGGGGGACCCATCTCAGCCACGGGCGGTTGGCCCTAGAGGCCGTCTTGCAAGCTTGGGATGCTCTGTAA
- a CDS encoding isochorismate synthase, with product MTSSLFPWKGGSGRTKWPRAWPPIHASAGPAEVEHAWDPLLATCQEMARARGIPQILSLSQPISGLDPLAVLTRQLGSLPPNRSSSYCYLSHQAQGERVRVLGWGSLRQLDLSGEGRFQAARAFVQALQPHVHTAPGNLESPSSRQERPLCFCRFGFAPRSGGGAALVLPRWQLLQVGGELTVARLNLEVGPESDPAALAGQIAAFFARMQRLSQAPLPGWELQPPLPVAVAETPLLARIQKALQAIQAGSLEKVVLAEAVDLALPSPPPIPSLLAYLEAHHPDCSVFAFALESQRDFPPQIFLGASPERLLSVWQGRVQIDALAGSVARGANGHQDRMLAEQLLRSPKDRREHQWVVRSIQEALGRLGMEPRISPQPRLRRLANIQHLQTVIEAELPTEVHLFDLLAQLHPTAAVGGYPQQAALQWLEQWEPFDRSSYAAPLGWVDLQGNGELVVGIRSALIAGKRARLYAGAGIVADSNPAQELAEIRLKLHSLAQALALQPLPD from the coding sequence ATGACTTCTTCTCTTTTCCCCTGGAAGGGTGGGTCCGGACGCACGAAATGGCCCAGAGCCTGGCCGCCCATTCACGCCTCTGCTGGGCCAGCAGAGGTGGAACACGCCTGGGATCCCCTGCTAGCGACCTGCCAAGAGATGGCGCGAGCGCGGGGGATCCCCCAGATTCTCAGCCTATCGCAGCCCATCTCAGGGCTAGATCCGCTGGCAGTGCTGACCCGGCAGTTGGGCTCGCTCCCCCCCAACCGCTCCTCTAGCTATTGCTATCTCTCCCACCAGGCGCAAGGGGAAAGGGTGCGGGTGCTGGGGTGGGGATCCCTGCGGCAGCTCGACCTTTCAGGAGAGGGGAGATTTCAGGCGGCACGGGCCTTTGTGCAAGCCCTACAGCCCCATGTCCACACCGCTCCTGGCAACCTAGAGTCCCCAAGCAGCCGTCAGGAGCGCCCTTTGTGCTTCTGCCGTTTTGGCTTTGCCCCCAGGAGCGGCGGGGGGGCAGCACTGGTCCTGCCGCGCTGGCAACTGTTGCAGGTGGGGGGGGAGCTGACGGTGGCGCGGCTTAACCTAGAAGTCGGCCCCGAAAGCGACCCGGCGGCCTTGGCTGGTCAGATTGCCGCTTTTTTTGCCCGCATGCAGCGTCTTTCCCAGGCTCCCTTGCCCGGTTGGGAGCTGCAGCCCCCTCTACCGGTAGCGGTAGCGGAAACACCTCTCTTGGCTCGCATTCAAAAAGCCCTGCAAGCGATTCAGGCGGGATCCCTGGAAAAAGTGGTGCTGGCAGAGGCTGTGGATCTGGCGTTGCCCTCCCCTCCCCCGATCCCTTCGCTGCTGGCCTATCTGGAGGCCCATCACCCCGATTGCAGCGTCTTCGCCTTTGCCCTGGAAAGCCAGAGGGATTTTCCTCCCCAGATCTTCTTGGGAGCCAGCCCAGAACGGCTACTGTCGGTGTGGCAGGGCCGGGTGCAGATCGATGCGCTGGCCGGCTCCGTCGCCCGCGGCGCCAACGGCCACCAGGATCGCATGTTGGCCGAGCAACTGCTCCGCAGCCCCAAAGACCGCCGCGAACACCAGTGGGTGGTGCGCTCGATCCAAGAGGCTCTGGGCCGGCTGGGGATGGAGCCCCGGATCTCCCCTCAGCCACGGCTGCGCCGTTTGGCCAACATCCAGCATCTGCAAACGGTGATCGAGGCCGAACTCCCTACGGAGGTGCATCTGTTCGACCTGTTGGCCCAGCTCCACCCCACCGCAGCGGTGGGAGGCTATCCGCAGCAGGCGGCGCTGCAGTGGCTGGAGCAGTGGGAGCCCTTTGACCGCTCGAGCTATGCCGCCCCGCTGGGCTGGGTGGACTTGCAGGGCAATGGCGAGTTGGTGGTTGGGATCCGCTCGGCTTTGATCGCGGGGAAGCGGGCCCGCCTGTATGCCGGCGCCGGCATCGTGGCCGATTCCAACCCCGCCCAGGAGCTGGCCGAGATCCGCCTCAAGTTGCATTCTCTGGCCCAGGCGCTGGCCTTGCAGCCCTTGCCCGACTAG
- the thrC gene encoding threonine synthase: MGLWPGLIQHYRDWLPVSSSTPVVTLHEGNTPLIPSPALSQRLGRDCQVYLKLEGLNPTGSFKDRGMTMAVSKAKEAGAEAVICASTGNTSAAAAAYAAKGGLRAYVLIPDGYVAKGKLAQTLMYGAEIIAIQGNFDQALAMVRQLAEAYPVALVNSVNRFRLEGQKTAAFEVVDALGDAPDWLCIPVGNAGNITAYWMGFCQYHQQGKASRRPRLYGFEAAGAAPIVLGRVVEHPETVATAIRIGNPASWVKAKAAVQASGGRVDSVTDEEILAAYRLLAAEEGIFCEPASAAAVAGLLKWRDQVPAGAQVVCVLTGNGLKDPDTAAQQGSAAIHTGVAPDLAAVARLMGF; this comes from the coding sequence GTGGGGCTCTGGCCCGGCCTGATCCAGCACTACCGGGACTGGCTCCCCGTCAGCTCCAGCACCCCCGTAGTGACGCTGCATGAGGGCAATACTCCTTTGATCCCCTCTCCCGCGCTGAGCCAACGGCTGGGGCGAGACTGCCAGGTTTACCTGAAGCTGGAGGGCCTCAACCCCACCGGCAGCTTCAAGGATCGGGGCATGACCATGGCAGTGTCCAAAGCCAAAGAGGCGGGGGCGGAAGCGGTCATCTGCGCCAGCACCGGCAACACGTCGGCAGCAGCCGCTGCCTATGCGGCCAAAGGGGGCCTGCGGGCCTACGTGCTGATCCCAGATGGCTACGTGGCCAAGGGCAAGCTGGCCCAGACCCTGATGTACGGGGCCGAGATCATCGCCATCCAGGGCAACTTCGACCAGGCGCTGGCTATGGTGCGGCAACTGGCGGAAGCTTACCCAGTGGCCCTGGTCAATTCTGTCAACCGCTTTCGGCTGGAGGGGCAGAAGACCGCCGCCTTCGAGGTGGTGGATGCCTTGGGGGATGCCCCCGACTGGCTCTGTATCCCCGTGGGCAATGCCGGCAACATCACCGCCTACTGGATGGGGTTTTGTCAGTACCATCAGCAGGGCAAGGCTAGCCGCCGCCCGCGTCTCTACGGCTTTGAGGCTGCCGGCGCCGCTCCCATCGTTCTGGGCCGGGTGGTGGAACACCCGGAAACGGTGGCTACGGCCATCCGCATCGGCAACCCTGCCAGTTGGGTGAAGGCCAAGGCGGCCGTCCAGGCCAGCGGTGGCCGGGTGGATAGTGTAACCGACGAGGAGATCCTGGCCGCCTATCGTCTGCTGGCGGCGGAGGAAGGGATCTTCTGCGAGCCGGCCAGTGCCGCTGCAGTGGCTGGATTGCTGAAATGGCGGGATCAGGTGCCTGCCGGCGCCCAGGTGGTGTGCGTGCTCACCGGCAACGGCCTTAAGGATCCCGACACGGCCGCCCAACAGGGATCCGCCGCCATCCACACAGGAGTAGCCCCCGATTTGGCTGCTGTAGCCCGCCTGATGGGCTTTTAG
- the hpf gene encoding ribosome hibernation-promoting factor, HPF/YfiA family, with product MTKLVIQGKNVEITDAIRSYVQEKIERAVKHFAQITSEVDVNLSVARNPRISANQSAEVTVYANGTVIRAEESSENLYASIDRVADKLARKLRKYKERNGVHRIRHSPKTSVAVAQQPLTDPLNTERQAELPPEVVRTKYFAMPPMTVQEALHQLELVDHDFYVFRNIENGEINVIYVRKHGGYGLIRPHP from the coding sequence ATGACTAAGCTTGTGATCCAAGGGAAAAACGTCGAGATTACCGACGCCATCCGCAGCTACGTTCAAGAAAAAATCGAGCGGGCTGTCAAACATTTTGCCCAGATCACCAGTGAAGTGGATGTCAATCTATCGGTAGCCCGTAACCCCCGCATCAGTGCCAACCAATCTGCCGAAGTTACCGTCTACGCCAACGGCACCGTCATCCGGGCGGAGGAAAGCAGCGAGAACCTCTACGCCAGCATTGACCGCGTTGCCGACAAGCTGGCCCGCAAGCTGCGCAAATATAAAGAACGCAACGGCGTTCACCGCATCCGCCATTCTCCCAAAACCTCGGTGGCAGTGGCCCAGCAGCCCCTCACCGATCCTCTGAATACAGAACGGCAAGCAGAGCTGCCCCCTGAGGTGGTGCGCACCAAGTATTTCGCCATGCCTCCCATGACAGTTCAGGAGGCGCTGCACCAGTTGGAGCTGGTGGATCATGATTTTTACGTGTTCCGCAACATCGAAAACGGCGAGATCAACGTCATCTATGTCCGCAAGCACGGCGGCTACGGGCTGATCCGCCCCCATCCCTAG
- a CDS encoding D-alanyl-D-alanine carboxypeptidase: protein MLSILQGLSSQRRFLWAGIPLVCSLALGACWNNRSSAETPSQGVQAEVTAAAQNPFPPIPTPPPPLPSPSGTPGLPPWWPRGQSSQWQDSPYAVALSGFLQGLAAQGGALSQQGILLWTAEGELLAEHLLDRPLPVGALDQLALSLMALEKWGYEYRFQTRFYTTSHRSGQRLTGDLVVVGGGDPYFREANVAELARHLHNLGIRQIDGEVKVVPPFRLLGQPDSLASARRLAELLRDPQGPYPVTLGGSGSTLRELPEEIHCLAGYTSLRLGSLLQILNGGNDRAMAEALLAELAGRTALLEYLQQRLVAQPVAHLDPKLAPAQLEIRLGPGGQELYLSPRALAHLWEHLLEATDGDPRRVLPVAGVGHSPLQLRALPPGTIAQVGSAANRLMMVGQLPDGTRFVLLNHGPDLGVLRQHQDQFLQQVLAVGEPLRR from the coding sequence ATGTTGTCTATCCTACAGGGGTTGAGCTCCCAGCGCCGTTTCCTCTGGGCAGGGATCCCGTTGGTTTGTTCTCTGGCCCTGGGGGCCTGCTGGAACAACCGCAGCAGTGCCGAAACCCCCTCTCAGGGTGTCCAGGCTGAGGTTACAGCAGCGGCGCAAAACCCCTTCCCCCCCATCCCCACCCCGCCGCCGCCGCTGCCTTCCCCCAGTGGCACGCCCGGCCTTCCCCCCTGGTGGCCCCGTGGGCAATCGTCGCAGTGGCAGGATTCCCCCTACGCCGTGGCCTTGTCCGGTTTTTTGCAGGGATTGGCGGCCCAAGGGGGAGCGCTCTCTCAACAGGGGATCCTGCTTTGGACAGCCGAAGGCGAGCTCTTGGCGGAGCACCTGCTGGATCGGCCTTTGCCGGTGGGGGCTTTGGATCAATTGGCCCTCAGCCTGATGGCGCTGGAAAAGTGGGGCTATGAGTATCGCTTCCAAACTCGCTTCTACACCACCAGCCACCGCTCCGGCCAGCGCTTGACGGGAGACTTGGTCGTGGTGGGCGGCGGGGATCCCTATTTCCGGGAGGCCAATGTGGCCGAGCTGGCCCGCCACCTGCACAACCTCGGCATTCGCCAGATCGACGGCGAGGTGAAGGTGGTGCCCCCCTTCCGCTTGCTGGGTCAGCCTGACTCTCTGGCCAGCGCCCGCCGGCTTGCCGAGCTCCTCCGAGATCCCCAGGGGCCCTATCCTGTGACCCTCGGCGGCTCCGGGTCAACGTTAAGGGAGCTGCCGGAGGAGATCCATTGCCTGGCCGGCTACACCTCGCTGCGCCTGGGATCCCTGCTACAAATCCTCAACGGCGGCAACGATCGGGCCATGGCAGAAGCCCTGTTGGCGGAGCTGGCAGGCAGAACAGCCCTGCTGGAGTACCTGCAGCAGCGGTTGGTAGCTCAGCCGGTTGCCCATCTGGATCCCAAACTGGCCCCTGCCCAGTTGGAAATTCGCCTTGGCCCAGGCGGGCAAGAGCTGTACCTCTCCCCCCGCGCCCTGGCCCATCTGTGGGAACATCTGCTTGAGGCCACAGACGGGGATCCCAGGCGTGTCCTGCCAGTGGCCGGGGTCGGCCACAGCCCTTTGCAGCTCCGCGCTCTGCCCCCGGGCACGATCGCCCAGGTGGGCTCTGCCGCCAACCGACTGATGATGGTGGGGCAGCTTCCGGATGGCACCCGTTTCGTCTTACTCAACCACGGCCCGGATCTGGGCGTCTTGCGCCAGCACCAGGATCAGTTCCTGCAGCAGGTGCTGGCCGTTGGGGAGCCTCTCCGCCGCTGA
- a CDS encoding LptA/OstA family protein yields MRRFFNSNLGVALLGTGLLAALVAWALSIDIEEVKVEPLPPDQPLSVSRRVDILGRRGGQRRWRLIADQVELRAGQQVFEQGAHGYFYGDGADRQEEVPDPFFASSERMIWQAKRARYNATADALYLDEGVEVRSEDGSLLLTRALRITPEERIEVPEAFTLKGQEMILEGRSGSFNFQFALLSAQQGKLTVLPLDSESSRPAAAPMSDPTSAGADPTSTIITADQLTYDRANQVAEGKGNLRIREGGLEIRAPQGTYLRRQAQSILSGGVVLQEVADVGSRDPLLADLRLAQADPQATPAQQDQEVTIVADRLTYDRNTQIARGEGNLEIRQGETIIQSAQGTYRRRESQSLLTGGVTLREPGRVLTSARLEGNHRDKIFFFEENVLYRQMATSTPAPGGGSLTEELRQAETEVRAARLVYNSRTGTSEFSEAVEFIQRGRKAKANQATITPEKVELRGEVVIEQIEGDWLARRLQNPQTQADVDQPTVIYADRVEIDQASGDARFFGNVVIVQANRAIEGDRAEYSDQGQIFRITADQAPVLLCDRGELNPIPRESTAPLPGRDALDQMCRGANRLSGRLVTLNLERDEYTVEGDEQQQGMFQFRITDAL; encoded by the coding sequence ATGCGGCGATTTTTCAATTCCAACCTGGGGGTGGCGCTCTTGGGAACCGGCCTCTTGGCTGCTCTGGTTGCCTGGGCCTTGTCCATCGACATCGAAGAGGTAAAGGTGGAGCCCCTTCCCCCGGATCAGCCCCTTTCCGTCAGCCGCAGGGTAGATATCTTGGGTCGTCGAGGGGGCCAGCGGCGTTGGCGTCTCATCGCAGACCAGGTGGAGCTAAGAGCTGGGCAACAGGTGTTTGAGCAGGGGGCGCACGGCTACTTCTACGGAGATGGCGCCGACCGCCAAGAAGAGGTGCCGGATCCCTTTTTTGCCAGCAGCGAGCGGATGATTTGGCAGGCCAAGCGTGCCCGCTACAACGCCACCGCCGACGCGTTGTATCTGGATGAGGGGGTGGAGGTGAGAAGCGAGGATGGCAGCCTGCTTCTGACCCGTGCTCTGCGAATCACCCCCGAAGAGCGCATCGAGGTGCCGGAGGCCTTCACCCTCAAAGGGCAAGAAATGATCCTAGAGGGCCGCTCCGGCTCGTTTAACTTCCAATTTGCCCTCCTCAGCGCCCAGCAGGGCAAGCTAACGGTGTTGCCCTTGGATTCGGAGTCCTCACGCCCAGCAGCCGCGCCCATGAGCGACCCGACCAGCGCTGGGGCGGATCCCACTTCTACCATCATCACCGCTGACCAGCTCACCTACGACCGGGCCAACCAGGTGGCCGAAGGGAAAGGGAACCTGCGCATTCGCGAAGGCGGCCTCGAGATTCGCGCCCCTCAGGGCACCTACCTGCGCCGACAGGCCCAGAGCATTCTCTCCGGCGGCGTGGTGTTGCAGGAGGTGGCCGATGTCGGCAGCCGGGATCCCCTCTTGGCGGATCTGCGCTTGGCCCAGGCTGATCCCCAGGCGACCCCAGCCCAGCAGGATCAGGAGGTCACCATCGTCGCCGACCGCCTCACCTACGACCGCAACACGCAAATTGCTCGCGGGGAAGGCAACCTGGAAATCCGCCAGGGGGAAACCATCATCCAGTCGGCCCAGGGCACCTACCGCCGCCGCGAATCCCAAAGCCTGCTGACGGGGGGGGTTACCCTGCGCGAGCCTGGGCGGGTGCTCACCTCCGCCCGCTTGGAGGGCAACCACCGCGACAAGATCTTCTTTTTTGAAGAAAACGTCCTCTACCGGCAGATGGCCACCTCTACCCCAGCTCCTGGCGGCGGATCCCTGACGGAGGAGCTGCGCCAAGCCGAAACGGAAGTGCGGGCCGCCCGCCTGGTTTACAACTCTCGTACCGGCACCTCGGAGTTTAGCGAGGCCGTCGAGTTCATCCAGCGGGGGCGCAAGGCCAAGGCCAACCAGGCCACCATTACCCCTGAGAAGGTGGAGCTGCGGGGAGAGGTGGTGATCGAGCAGATCGAGGGGGACTGGCTGGCGCGGCGTCTGCAAAACCCCCAGACCCAGGCCGATGTGGACCAGCCGACGGTGATCTACGCCGACCGGGTGGAGATCGATCAGGCCAGCGGCGATGCCCGCTTCTTCGGCAATGTGGTTATCGTGCAGGCCAACCGCGCCATCGAAGGGGATCGCGCCGAGTACTCCGACCAAGGGCAGATTTTCAGGATCACCGCCGACCAGGCTCCCGTCCTCCTCTGCGATCGCGGCGAGCTCAATCCGATTCCCCGCGAGAGCACTGCACCGCTGCCCGGTCGCGATGCTCTGGATCAGATGTGCCGGGGCGCCAACCGCCTCAGCGGCAGGCTGGTCACCCTGAACTTGGAGCGGGATGAGTACACCGTGGAAGGGGACGAGCAGCAGCAGGGGATGTTTCAATTCCGCATCACCGACGCCCTCTGA
- a CDS encoding MarR family winged helix-turn-helix transcriptional regulator, whose protein sequence is MAQLEKQAFLERWREILAPYSLGYRLRLLSQLVRRKFQAYLEPFGLTASHWVVLCCLWEEDGIPTSTICERLQQLGGTMTGVLDGMEKRELIRRQRDPKDRRIWRVYLTPAGEKLKEILPPLIWELREQTYGCLSLEERATLSQLVDRLIAHLSEESEAAVVAEPHHRLSY, encoded by the coding sequence ATGGCTCAGTTGGAGAAACAAGCCTTCCTGGAGCGATGGCGCGAGATTCTGGCCCCTTATTCCCTAGGCTATCGCCTTCGGCTGTTGTCGCAATTGGTGCGGCGGAAATTTCAGGCCTACCTGGAGCCCTTCGGCCTGACCGCTTCCCACTGGGTGGTGCTTTGCTGCCTCTGGGAAGAAGACGGGATCCCCACCTCCACTATCTGCGAGCGCCTGCAGCAGTTGGGGGGTACCATGACCGGTGTCTTGGACGGCATGGAGAAACGGGAGCTGATCCGGCGGCAGCGGGATCCCAAGGATCGGCGGATCTGGCGGGTTTACCTCACCCCTGCCGGAGAGAAGTTGAAAGAAATTTTGCCCCCTCTCATTTGGGAGTTGCGGGAGCAGACCTACGGCTGTCTCAGCTTAGAAGAACGGGCAACCCTGTCGCAGCTGGTGGATCGGCTGATTGCCCACTTGTCGGAGGAGTCGGAGGCCGCGGTGGTGGCAGAGCCGCACCATCGCTTGTCCTATTGA
- a CDS encoding tetratricopeptide repeat protein, producing the protein MAGDSYQEGIAAVQAGDFPAAIQAFRRAVAEDPAHTEARYKLAWVLGMSGYLDPALAELEAVLAADPTHVAAHYNRGALLLQKAQLEAEVDGQLDLEVLRQAEAAFQTVMRLDPNDQRAYAFLTLVRRAIRNYQSPAQPSSRSDE; encoded by the coding sequence ATGGCCGGCGACAGTTACCAAGAAGGCATTGCGGCGGTTCAGGCAGGCGATTTTCCGGCTGCCATCCAGGCCTTTCGCCGGGCAGTTGCCGAGGATCCCGCGCACACCGAAGCTCGCTACAAGCTGGCCTGGGTGCTGGGCATGAGTGGCTATCTGGATCCGGCACTGGCCGAGCTGGAGGCCGTGTTGGCGGCAGATCCCACCCATGTTGCAGCCCACTACAACCGGGGAGCCTTGCTGTTGCAAAAGGCTCAACTGGAAGCAGAGGTGGATGGACAACTCGATCTCGAGGTCCTGCGGCAGGCCGAAGCGGCTTTTCAAACCGTGATGCGCTTGGATCCCAACGATCAACGGGCCTATGCCTTTCTCACTTTGGTCAGGCGAGCCATCCGCAACTATCAGTCGCCCGCGCAGCCTTCTAGCCGCAGTGACGAGTAA
- a CDS encoding TMEM14 family protein — MMAAQMTLLVYGALLLLGGVVGYVKGRSSKSLISGLVGAALSGVSYGLLGTDPRWGLGLGLGTAVLGSLLFALRYRKTGQFLPAGLMLVVSLAAVLLLGLSFGSV, encoded by the coding sequence ATGATGGCCGCACAGATGACTTTGCTCGTCTATGGAGCGCTGCTTTTGCTAGGCGGGGTCGTCGGCTATGTGAAAGGCAGAAGCTCCAAGTCGTTAATTAGCGGCCTGGTGGGGGCCGCCCTCAGCGGCGTCAGCTACGGGCTACTGGGAACAGATCCCCGCTGGGGGCTGGGTCTGGGCTTGGGGACGGCGGTGCTGGGATCCCTTCTCTTTGCCCTGCGCTACCGCAAAACCGGCCAATTTCTGCCTGCTGGTCTAATGCTGGTGGTGAGCTTGGCGGCTGTTCTTCTCCTAGGCCTCAGCTTCGGCTCGGTCTAG
- a CDS encoding DUF4384 domain-containing protein — MNAKLVFLPLALGLSMAPATAVFPQTLGLYPPLQRLKLADNRLETGTRSIIVNPVPSNLQVNLELDRRGSNPIYRPGEPIAITVSTNRDAYVYLFSIQADGRTHLILPNRFSGGNEFLRAGEARTFPPPGARYRLTIAPPFGQAQVLAVASLRPLNFQEIASFKQGGSFANVRVRGSQLGDAIARAIVVEEIPATEWVTTTRFYRVAPW; from the coding sequence ATGAACGCCAAACTGGTCTTCCTGCCGCTGGCTTTGGGGCTGTCGATGGCTCCGGCCACCGCCGTTTTCCCGCAGACCCTGGGCCTCTACCCCCCGCTGCAAAGGCTAAAACTGGCCGACAATCGGCTGGAAACCGGCACCCGCTCCATCATCGTCAACCCAGTGCCTTCCAACTTGCAGGTCAACCTGGAGCTGGATCGGCGCGGCTCTAACCCCATCTACCGGCCCGGCGAGCCGATTGCCATTACCGTGAGCACCAATCGCGACGCTTACGTCTACCTCTTCAGCATCCAAGCCGATGGCCGCACCCATTTGATTTTGCCCAACCGCTTCTCGGGTGGAAACGAGTTTTTGCGGGCCGGCGAAGCGCGCACCTTCCCGCCCCCTGGTGCCCGCTACCGCCTGACCATCGCCCCGCCCTTTGGCCAAGCCCAAGTATTGGCGGTGGCCTCCCTCCGTCCCCTCAACTTCCAGGAGATTGCCTCTTTTAAGCAGGGTGGCTCCTTTGCCAATGTACGGGTACGGGGATCCCAACTGGGCGATGCCATCGCCCGCGCCATCGTCGTCGAGGAGATCCCTGCCACCGAGTGGGTGACCACCACTCGCTTCTATCGGGTTGCACCGTGGTGA